Proteins encoded in a region of the Benincasa hispida cultivar B227 chromosome 2, ASM972705v1, whole genome shotgun sequence genome:
- the LOC120071829 gene encoding protein NEN1-like, whose protein sequence is MGSTEDRSEIAFFDVETTVPTRQGQRFSILEFGAILVCPRKLVELESYSTLVRPSDLSLISSLSVRCNGITRDAVISSPTFAQIADRVYDILHGRIWAGHNILRFDCARIREAFAEIGVPAPEPKGTIDSLALLTQRFGRRAGDMKMATLASYFGIGQQTHRSLDDVRMNLEVLKYCATVLFLESSLPEVFRENSWVSPNAVTRRRTAKSSPQGNSSNNDTHSSSSRIGGNPISLLDQGETHPILSLVTCSSEDGASNLAESRATESDSFNMRTLSDQITGESLETDISMEEEHATVSTEASPSEDTSTSLSATTEFLEPDQVSVSFITASFVPFFRGSQRIQLSHKDDCLQLLCNNLRVRFGISTKFTDYAGRPKLSFVVDVPPSLCTVLEASDGVAQRLFSDSGSGSEWRPVVMRKNDYFNYPTMRLHIPTAVSGDVAIYATEMYQKESSGAAQRLIFSKFDAAELDSLIKPGAILDAFISLDTYDYQQSAGIRLVAKRLIIHS, encoded by the exons ATGGGTTCAACGGAGGATCGATCGGAGATTGCCTTCTTTGACGTCGAGACCACCGTTCCCACCCGCCAAGGCCAGAGATTTTCAATTTTGGAATTTGGAGCCATTCTGGTGTGCCCTAGGAAGCTGGTTGAGTTGGAGAGCTATTCCACTCTCGTTCGACCTTCTGATCTCTCGCTCATTTCCTCCTTATCGGTGCGATGCAATGGCATTACTAGAGATGCCGTCATTTCTTCACCTACTTTCGCCCAAATTGCTGATAGGGTTTACGATATCCTTCACG GGCGGATATGGGCAGGCCATAACATACTCAGATTTGACTGTGCACGAATAAGGGAGGCTTTTGCAGAAATTGGGGTCCCAGCACCGGAGCCAAAAGGTACAATTGATTCATTGGCATTGTTGACTCAAAGGTTTGGAAGGAGAGCTGGCGACATGAAG ATGGCTACTCTTGCTTCCTATTTTGGAATAGGACAACAAACACACAG GAGTTTGGATGATGTCAGGATGAATCTTGAAGTTCTAAAGTATTGTGCAACTGTCTTGTTTCTG GAATCAAGTCTACCCGAAGTTTTCCGAGAGAACAGTTGGGTTTCTCCAAATGCTGTTACTAGGCGCCGCACTGCAAAATCATCTCCACAGGGGAATAGTTCGAATAATGATACTCACTCATCAAGTTCAAGGATTGGTGGTAATCCCATATCTCTATTAGATCAAGGGGAAACTCATCCGATACTATCCCTCGTAACTTGCAGCTCTGAGGATGGAGCCTCAAATCTGGCTGAATCTAGAGCAACTGAATCAGATTCTTTTAACATGCGCACTCTCAGCGACCAAATAACTGGTGAATCGCTCGAAACAGATATCAGCATGGAAGAAGAACATGCCACAGTATCTACTGAAGCATCTCCCTCAGAGGATACTTCCACAAGTCTCAGCGCTACTACTGAATTTTTGGAGCCTGATCAGGTGTCTGTTTCATTCATCACTGCATCTTTCGTTCCATTTTTTCGTGggagccaaagaatacaattaTCGCACAAAGATGACTGTTTGCAGCTTCTTTGTAATAATCTGAGAGTTCGGTTTGGCATAAGCACAAAATTCACTGATTACGCTGGCCGTCCAAAGTTGAGTTTCGTGGTTGATGTACCACCAAGTTTATGTACGGTTCTTGAAGCATCTGATGGCGTGGCTCAGAGATTATTCTCTGATTCCGGGAGCGGGTCTGAATGGAGGCCTGTGGTGATGAGAAAGAATGATTATTTCAACTACCCGACAATGAGATTACA CATTCCAACTGCAGTAAGTGGAGATGTGGCGATTTATGCTACAGAGATGTACCAAAAAGAATCATCAGGCGCTGCACAAAGGCTGATATTCAGTAAATTCGATGCTGCAGAGCTTGATAGCTTGATCAAACCTGGAGCCATCTTAGATGCATTCATTTCCTTGGATACATATGACTATCAACAGAGTGCAGGCATAAGATTGGTAGCTAAAAGGTTGATCATCCATTCCTAG
- the LOC120071830 gene encoding putative invertase inhibitor, translating to MIMISTSHLFSFTAFLLLIFSSSSHGSNTHNIIQETCKKSAESSPNISYKFCVASFESDNRSRSANLHKLGLISMDLMRHNITSTRREIKKLLRNKKLEEFIKGCLKDCLELYSDAVPTLKEAKREYKEKKYKDANVKVSSIMEAPTTCEDGFQEKQGTISPLTNNNSNAFQLAALTLSIINMNMHLQ from the coding sequence atgaTCATGATTTCTACTTCCCATCTCTTCTCCTTCACTGCTTTCCTTTTACTTATTTTTTCCTCCTCCTCCCATGGCTCAAACACCCACAATATTATTCAAGAAACATGCAAGAAATCAGCTGAGAGTAGCCCAAATATCAGCTACAAATTTTGTGTTGCTTCTTTCGAATCCGACAACCGCAGTCGCTCGGCAAATCTTCACAAACTTGGCCTCATTTCCATGGATTTGATGCGACACAACATAACAAGCACTCGACGAGAAATCAAGAAACTGTTGAGGAACaaaaaattggaagaattcaTTAAGGGTTGTTTGAAGGATTGTTTAGAGCTTTATTCTGACGCTGTTCCAACGTTGAAAGAGGCAAAAAGAGAATACAAAGAGAAGAAATATAAAGATGCAAATGTTAAGGTAAGTTCAATTATGGAAGCTCCAACAACTTGTGAAGATGGGTTTCAAGAAAAACAAGGAACCATTTCGCCATTAACGAACAACAACAGTAATGCGTTTCAATTGGCAGCTTTGACTCTCTCCATCATCAATATGAATATGCATCTCCAATAA